From the Pseudomonas putida genome, one window contains:
- a CDS encoding VOC family protein, giving the protein MKIVVTSILVDDQAKALAFYHYVLGFEPKHDIPMGQHRWLTLTSPNDPNGVELLLEPDAHQAAKVYKQALRQDGIPATSFGVRDIQAEYTRLCKAGVKFTKEPTNLGPVTVAVFDDTCGNLIQIAQKH; this is encoded by the coding sequence ATGAAGATCGTTGTCACCAGCATCCTCGTCGACGACCAGGCCAAGGCTCTGGCGTTCTACCATTACGTACTGGGCTTCGAGCCCAAGCATGACATCCCCATGGGCCAGCATCGCTGGCTGACGCTGACCTCTCCCAATGACCCAAATGGTGTCGAGCTACTGTTGGAGCCCGATGCGCACCAGGCGGCCAAGGTCTACAAGCAAGCGCTGAGACAGGACGGCATTCCGGCCACCTCGTTCGGCGTGCGCGATATCCAGGCCGAGTACACCCGGCTGTGCAAAGCCGGCGTGAAGTTCACCAAGGAGCCCACCAACCTGGGCCCGGTCACGGTCGCGGTGTTCGACGACACCTGCGGCAACCTGATCCAGATCGCCCAGAAACACTGA